One Actinomycetota bacterium DNA window includes the following coding sequences:
- a CDS encoding TraM recognition domain-containing protein, with translation MLRPLFVGLVDAVMRHAANRVNRGVRAGRPLMVLLDEAANSAPLQDLDRYAFVSRDRGVQLVTVWQDLAQIEDRYGRDRARTILNNHQAKVVLSGVTDRGLLEYLSGLLGDERILQRSTTGRASNLSESETWRPLATVDELRRLPTDRAVLVHTSTRPARIRLRPYYRQRQWRKLADRWQPIGSAE, from the coding sequence ATCCTCCGGCCACTGTTCGTCGGTCTGGTGGACGCGGTGATGCGCCACGCCGCCAACCGAGTGAACCGCGGTGTCCGTGCCGGGCGGCCGCTGATGGTGCTGCTGGACGAGGCCGCGAACTCGGCGCCGTTGCAGGATCTCGACCGCTACGCCTTCGTTAGCCGCGACCGCGGCGTGCAACTCGTCACGGTCTGGCAGGACCTCGCCCAGATCGAGGACCGCTACGGCCGTGACCGGGCCCGCACCATCCTCAACAACCACCAGGCCAAGGTCGTGCTGTCCGGCGTCACCGACCGAGGGCTACTCGAGTACCTGTCGGGCCTGCTCGGCGACGAACGGATTCTCCAGCGATCCACCACCGGACGGGCCTCGAACCTGTCCGAGTCCGAAACGTGGCGGCCGTTGGCCACCGTCGACGAGCTCCGGCGGCTCCCGACCGACCGCGCCGTGCTCGTACACACCTCGACGCGGCCCGCTCGGATCCGTCTGCGGCCCTACTACCGACAGCGTCAGTGGCGAAAGCTGGCCGACCGGTGGCAACCCATCGGATCGGCCGAGTGA
- the tadA gene encoding Flp pilus assembly complex ATPase component TadA — translation MTLSWSHPTVRPVVRAVVDGVRRQMGARFDRQVAEQLNRDQVAELIADEVRRLRTDDSGLLPATMTPDGRNAVWATALHAALAELVGLGRLQPLLDDDLTDAHINGCDQVWVVRADGSKHRADPVADSDADLLELGRTISRRYGQEGEQEWSETSPTAEVTLTSGHRVELVRDVTLRPSITIRRLDLSIFRVSQLVGLGTLHEAVADFLSAAVRYGCNLLVAGGTGAGKTVTTRCLINEIPPAERVITIEDVRELAVTDPRTVDRDGNRLHPDAVEILTRRPNAEGAGGFSLADGLRASKRMNPDRLIVGEVRSVEASDMIDAMLGEAGGSLCTVHAASARAALDRLVYLAANSSQLTESTARKMVADAVDLVVWQRRDPATGRRYVAEVIEIDGVDDGVLALHEAYRTDTAGRLVVADGPTLRLHQRLVEHGWITPVRQVG, via the coding sequence GTGACCTTGAGCTGGTCGCATCCGACCGTGCGGCCGGTGGTCCGTGCGGTGGTCGACGGCGTTCGTCGGCAGATGGGCGCCCGGTTCGACCGTCAGGTGGCCGAGCAGCTCAACCGCGACCAGGTCGCCGAGCTGATCGCCGACGAGGTCCGCAGGCTGCGCACCGACGACAGCGGGTTGCTGCCGGCAACGATGACGCCCGACGGGCGGAACGCGGTTTGGGCCACCGCCCTGCACGCGGCGCTGGCGGAGCTGGTCGGGCTGGGCCGGCTGCAGCCGCTGCTCGACGACGACCTCACCGACGCCCACATCAACGGCTGCGACCAGGTGTGGGTTGTGCGCGCCGACGGCAGCAAGCATCGCGCCGACCCCGTCGCGGACAGCGACGCCGACCTGCTCGAGCTCGGCCGGACGATTTCGCGCCGCTACGGCCAAGAGGGCGAGCAGGAATGGTCCGAGACCAGCCCGACCGCCGAGGTGACACTGACGTCGGGGCACCGCGTCGAGCTGGTCCGCGACGTCACGCTGCGGCCCTCGATCACCATCCGCCGCCTGGACCTGTCGATCTTCCGTGTCTCCCAGCTGGTCGGGTTGGGGACGCTGCACGAAGCAGTAGCCGACTTCCTGTCAGCGGCGGTGCGCTATGGCTGCAATCTGTTGGTCGCCGGCGGCACTGGCGCCGGCAAGACCGTCACCACGCGGTGCCTGATCAACGAGATTCCCCCGGCCGAGCGGGTGATCACCATCGAGGACGTCCGCGAGCTGGCCGTCACCGATCCCAGGACTGTCGACCGCGACGGCAACCGGCTGCACCCCGACGCCGTGGAGATCCTAACCCGCCGCCCCAACGCGGAAGGAGCCGGCGGGTTCAGCCTGGCGGACGGGCTGCGCGCCTCCAAGCGCATGAACCCCGACCGGCTGATCGTGGGCGAGGTCCGCTCGGTCGAGGCCTCGGACATGATCGACGCGATGCTGGGCGAGGCGGGCGGGTCGCTGTGCACCGTGCACGCCGCATCGGCCCGCGCTGCGCTGGACCGGCTGGTGTACCTGGCCGCCAACAGCTCACAGCTGACCGAGTCCACCGCCCGCAAGATGGTCGCCGACGCTGTCGACCTGGTCGTCTGGCAACGTCGAGATCCGGCAACCGGCCGCCGGTACGTCGCCGAGGTCATCGAGATCGACGGGGTCGACGACGGCGTGCTCGCCCTGCACGAGGCCTACCGCACCGACACGGCCGGTCGGCTTGTGGTCGCGGACGGCCCGACCCTGCGGCTGCACCAGCGGCTGGTCGAACACGGCTGGATCACCCCGGTCAGGCAGGTGGGCTGA